A window from Seriola aureovittata isolate HTS-2021-v1 ecotype China chromosome 14, ASM2101889v1, whole genome shotgun sequence encodes these proteins:
- the ggps1 gene encoding geranylgeranyl pyrophosphate synthase isoform X1, translated as MGVFDMFHRLTRQHGAAFFRFPNSIDLCKFEAMEGDSEAATERILLEPYKYLLQLPGKQVRKKLAQAFNHWLNVPEDKLQVIIEVTEMLHNASLLIDDIEDSSKLRRGFPVAHSIYGIPSVINSANYVYFLGLEKVLTLEHPEAVQVFTRQLLELHRGQGMDIHWRDSYTCPTEQEYRNMVLQKTGGLFGLAVGLMQLFSDWKQDLKPLLDTLGLFFQIRDDYCNLHSLEYSENKSFCEDLTEGKFSFITIHAIWVRPESTQVQNILRQRTENIDIKRYCVDYLEKVGSFAYTRQTLRDLEKDAYHLIADLGGNPQLENLIKHLSEMHKKAEATAESSTEPHSSQNH; from the exons ATGGGTGTGTTCGATATGTTTCACAGACTGACCCGACAACACGGAGCCGCGTTTTTCCGTTTTCCAAACAG TATAGATTTGTGTAAATTTGAAGCAATGGAGGGGGACTCAGAAGCAGCCACCGAGCGAATTCTGCTGGAGCCGTACAAGTACTTGTTGCAACTGCCAG GAAAGCAGGTGAGGAAAAAACTCGCCCAGGCATTTAACCACTGGCTCAATGTTCCAGAGGACAAACTGCAG GTGATCATCGAGGTGACTGAGATGCTGCACAACGCCAGCTTGCTCATAGATGACATTGAGGACAGCTCCAAGCTGCGGCGAGGCTTCCCTGTGGCCCACAGCATCTACGGTATTCCCTCTGTTATCAACTCAGCCAACTACGTCTATTTCTTGGGTTTAGAGAAGGTGCTGACCCTAGAGCACCCCGAGGCTGTGCAGGTTTTTACCCggcagctgctggagctgcaccGTGGCCAGGGCATGGACATCCACTGGAGGGACAGCTACACCTGTCCCACTGAGCAGGAGTACCGCAACATGGTGCTGCAGAAAACCGGAGGGCTCTTTGGCTTGGCTGTGGGTCTGATGCAGCTCTTCTCCGATTGGAAACAGGACCTGAAACCCCTTCTGGACACGCTGGGTCTCTTCTTCCAGATCCGAGACGACTACTGCAACCTGCATTCCCTTGAGTACAGTGAGAACAAAAGCTTCTGCGAGGACCTTACTGAGGGCAAGTTCTCTTTCATCACCATTCATGCCATATGGGTGCGTCCGGAGAGCACCCAGGTGCAGAACATCTTGAGGCAGCGCACAGAGAACATAGACATCAAACGATACTGTGTGGACTACTTGGAGAAAGTTGGCTCCTTTGCCTACACCCGCCAGACTCTGCGTGACCTGGAGAAAGATGCCTACCATCTCATCGCGGACTTGGGGGGAAACCCTCAACTGGAGAACCTGATCAAACACCTCAGCGAAATGCATAAAAAGGCTGAAGCCACGGCAGAGTCCAGTACTGAGCCACACTCCAGCCAAAACCACTGA
- the ggps1 gene encoding geranylgeranyl pyrophosphate synthase isoform X2: protein MEGDSEAATERILLEPYKYLLQLPGKQVRKKLAQAFNHWLNVPEDKLQVIIEVTEMLHNASLLIDDIEDSSKLRRGFPVAHSIYGIPSVINSANYVYFLGLEKVLTLEHPEAVQVFTRQLLELHRGQGMDIHWRDSYTCPTEQEYRNMVLQKTGGLFGLAVGLMQLFSDWKQDLKPLLDTLGLFFQIRDDYCNLHSLEYSENKSFCEDLTEGKFSFITIHAIWVRPESTQVQNILRQRTENIDIKRYCVDYLEKVGSFAYTRQTLRDLEKDAYHLIADLGGNPQLENLIKHLSEMHKKAEATAESSTEPHSSQNH, encoded by the exons ATGGAGGGGGACTCAGAAGCAGCCACCGAGCGAATTCTGCTGGAGCCGTACAAGTACTTGTTGCAACTGCCAG GAAAGCAGGTGAGGAAAAAACTCGCCCAGGCATTTAACCACTGGCTCAATGTTCCAGAGGACAAACTGCAG GTGATCATCGAGGTGACTGAGATGCTGCACAACGCCAGCTTGCTCATAGATGACATTGAGGACAGCTCCAAGCTGCGGCGAGGCTTCCCTGTGGCCCACAGCATCTACGGTATTCCCTCTGTTATCAACTCAGCCAACTACGTCTATTTCTTGGGTTTAGAGAAGGTGCTGACCCTAGAGCACCCCGAGGCTGTGCAGGTTTTTACCCggcagctgctggagctgcaccGTGGCCAGGGCATGGACATCCACTGGAGGGACAGCTACACCTGTCCCACTGAGCAGGAGTACCGCAACATGGTGCTGCAGAAAACCGGAGGGCTCTTTGGCTTGGCTGTGGGTCTGATGCAGCTCTTCTCCGATTGGAAACAGGACCTGAAACCCCTTCTGGACACGCTGGGTCTCTTCTTCCAGATCCGAGACGACTACTGCAACCTGCATTCCCTTGAGTACAGTGAGAACAAAAGCTTCTGCGAGGACCTTACTGAGGGCAAGTTCTCTTTCATCACCATTCATGCCATATGGGTGCGTCCGGAGAGCACCCAGGTGCAGAACATCTTGAGGCAGCGCACAGAGAACATAGACATCAAACGATACTGTGTGGACTACTTGGAGAAAGTTGGCTCCTTTGCCTACACCCGCCAGACTCTGCGTGACCTGGAGAAAGATGCCTACCATCTCATCGCGGACTTGGGGGGAAACCCTCAACTGGAGAACCTGATCAAACACCTCAGCGAAATGCATAAAAAGGCTGAAGCCACGGCAGAGTCCAGTACTGAGCCACACTCCAGCCAAAACCACTGA